In Amia ocellicauda isolate fAmiCal2 chromosome 5, fAmiCal2.hap1, whole genome shotgun sequence, a genomic segment contains:
- the eml2 gene encoding echinoderm microtubule-associated protein-like 2 isoform X1 — protein sequence MEVDDRLSYLEQRVQLQEDEIQVLKAALADVLRRLGCCEEQGQLFGKRLAPTKVRQLLQALPSKPHFSNGYLPQKRLGGYPSSPSSPKKELVQSIKNMRRSSSTERLTAVRREASTDSRSRTTSSSSSSSGKKDSKSKETTFSADDGHVKMFLRGRPVTMHLPDQFKGTYNLDSKLDLPENKLKLQWVYGYRGRDCRCNLFLLPTGEIVYFIASVVVLYNVEEQQQRHYLGHNDDVKCLAVHPDMVTVATGQVAGNSKDGKLLPPHVRVWDSVSLNTLHVIGMGVFDRAVTCVAFSKSNGGAHLCAVDDANDHILSVWDWHKEKQLADVKCSNDSVLAATFHPMEAGLIVTCGKSHINFWTVDGNTLTKRQGLFEKHEKPKYVLCVAFAENGDAITGDSSGNIYIWGKGGNRISQVVAGAHEGGIFSLCVLKDGTLVSGGGKDRKVLFWDRNYQKQHELEVPEMFGPVRCLTEGKEESLFVGTTRNAILEGSISGNLRPIVQGHTDELWGLDAHPSLEQFISCGQDKLVHLWDTLSHQPLWSKYIEDPARSAGFHPSGSVVAIGTMTARWLVLDTETKDLVSMHTDGNEIISIVKYSPDGKYLAVGSHDNFIYVYEVTENGKKYSRVGKCTGHSSYVTHLDWSMDSKFIVTNSGDYEILFWDASSCKHVTNIDTVRNLEWATSTCVLGFAVFGIWPDGVDGTDINAVCRSHNQKLLASADDFGNVNLFSNPCCQPRAPSYVYGGHSSHVTNVAFLHDDSHLISIGGKDMSIIQWTIA from the exons ATGGAGGTGGATGACCGGCTGTCCTACCTTGAGCAGCGGGTCCAGCTACAGGAGGATGAGATCCAGGTACTGAAAGCTGCCCTGGCAGATGTACTGAGACGCCTGGGCTGCTGTGAGGAGCAGGGCCAGCTGTTTGGCAAGAGACTGGCACCCACTAAAG TGCGTCAGCTTCTACAAGCCTTACCATCCAAGCCCCACTTCAGTAATGGGTACCTACCACAGAAAAGGCTGGGGGGCTACCCCTCCTCACCCTCCTCCCCCAAGAAGGAGCTGGTCCAGTCCATTAAGAA CATGAGGAGAAGCAGCTCCACAGAGCGTCTGACCGCGGTGAGGAGGGAGGCATCGACCGACTCCAGGAGCAGGACCACATCTTCCAGCAGTTCATCCAGTGGGAAGAAAGACAG CAAATCCAAAGAGACCACCTTCAGTGCTG ATGATGGCCACGTGAAGATGTTTCTGCGTGGACGCCCGGTCACCATGCATCTGCCTGACCAGTTTAAAGGTACCTACAACCTGGACAGCAAACTGGACCTGCCTGAGAACAAACTCAAGCTTCAGTGGGT CTATGGCTACCGAGGCAGAGACTGTCGCTGCAATCTGTTCCTGCTGCCCACCGGGGAGATTGTCTACTTCATCGCCTCCGTGGTGGTCCTCTACAATGTGGAGGAGCAGCAGCAAAGACACTACCTGGGCCACAACGATGATGTCAAATG TTTGGCAGTCCATCCAGACATGGTTACTGTAGCAACAGGACAAGTTGCTGGAAACTCCAAAGATGGCAAG CTACTGCCCCCTCATGTGCGAGTGTGGGACTCGGTCAGTCTGAACACTCTGCATGTTATTGGGATGGGTGTGTTTGATCGCGCAGTCACCTGTGTTGCCTTCTCCAAATCT AATGGCGGGGCCCATCTGTGTGCTGTGGATGATGCCAATGACCACATCCTGTCAGTGTGGGACTGGCATAAAGAGAAGCAATTAGCTGACGTGAAG TGTTCCAATGACTCTGTGCTCGCCGCGACTTTCCACCCCATGGAGGCCGGCCTCATAGTGACGTGTGGAAAGTCGCACATCAATTTCTGGACCGTGGATGGGAACACACTGACGAAGCGGCAGGGACTGTTTGAG AAACACGAGAAGCCAAAGTATGTTCTGTGCGTTGCCTTTGCAGAGAATGGAGATGCTATCACTGGTGACTCCAGTGGGAATATCTATATATGGGGCAAAG GTGGGAATCGTATCAGTCAGGTTGTGGCAGGCGCTCACGAGGGAGGGATCTTCTCGTTGTGTGTTCTGAAGGATGGGACGCTGGTATCTGGGGGAGGGAAAGATCGCAAAGTGCTTTTTTGGGACCGCAATTATCAGAAACAACATGAGCTGGAG GTGCCTGAAATGTTTGGGCCGGTTCGCTGCCTGACCGAGGGGAAGGAGGAGAGCCTGTTTGTGGGAACCACCAGGAACGCCATTCTCGAAGGCTCAATCTCAGGGAATCTCCGTCCAATAGTGCAG GGACACACCGATGAGCTGTGGGGGCTGGATGCTCACCCCAGCCTGGAGCAGTTTATCTCCTGTGGGCAGGACAAGTTGGTCCACCTCTGGGACACCTTGTCCCACCAGCCTCTGTGGAGCAAGTACATTGAG GATCCTGCACGCTCAGCTGGTTTCCATCCCAGTGGATCAGTGGTTGCCATAGGAACAATGACAGCGAG GTGGCTGGTGCTGGACACTGAGACCAAAGACCTTGTGTCTATGCACACAGATGGCAATGAAATCATCTCCATTGTTAAATATTCTCCAG ATGGAAAGTACCTCGCTGTAGGATCCCATGACAACTTCATTTATGTTTATGAAGTGACCGAGAATGGGAAGAAATACAGTCGTGTGGGCAAATGCACG GGCCATTCTAGTTATGTGACCCATCTGGATTGGTCTATGGACAGCAAGTTTATTGTCACCAACTCAGGGGACTATGAAATCTTGTTCT GGGATGCCTCAAGCTGCAAACATGTGACCAATATAGACACTGTACGCAACCTGGAGTGGGCAACCTCAACGTGTGTCCTGGGCTTCGCTGTGTTTG GCATTTGGCCAGACGGAGTGGACGGAACGGACATTAACGCTGTGTGCCGGTCGCATAACCAGAAGTTGCTGGCCTCTGCGGATGATTTTGGCAATGTAAACTTGTTCTCCAACCCCTGTTGCCAGCCACGG GCCCCAAGCTACGTCTATGGTGGCCACAGTAGCCATGTGACCAATGTTGCCTTTCTCCATGATGACAGTCACCTGATCTCCATTGGAGGGAAGGACATGAGCATCATACAGTGGACAATTGCTTAG
- the eml2 gene encoding echinoderm microtubule-associated protein-like 2 isoform X2, whose amino-acid sequence MAERISSYGNLYDTSSLLQYCNDDNLSASSSMEVDDRLSYLEQRVQLQEDEIQVLKAALADVLRRLGCCEEQGQLFGKRLAPTKVRQLLQALPSKPHFSNGYLPQKRLGGYPSSPSSPKKELVQSIKNMRRSSSTERLTAVRREASTDSRSRTTSSSSSSSGKKDSKSKETTFSADDGHVKMFLRGRPVTMHLPDQFKGTYNLDSKLDLPENKLKLQWVYGYRGRDCRCNLFLLPTGEIVYFIASVVVLYNVEEQQQRHYLGHNDDVKCLAVHPDMVTVATGQVAGNSKDGKLLPPHVRVWDSVSLNTLHVIGMGVFDRAVTCVAFSKSNGGAHLCAVDDANDHILSVWDWHKEKQLADVKCSNDSVLAATFHPMEAGLIVTCGKSHINFWTVDGNTLTKRQGLFEKHEKPKYVLCVAFAENGDAITGDSSGNIYIWGKGGNRISQVVAGAHEGGIFSLCVLKDGTLVSGGGKDRKVLFWDRNYQKQHELEVPEMFGPVRCLTEGKEESLFVGTTRNAILEGSISGNLRPIVQGHTDELWGLDAHPSLEQFISCGQDKLVHLWDTLSHQPLWSKYIEDPARSAGFHPSGSVVAIGTMTARWLVLDTETKDLVSMHTDGNEIISIVKYSPDGKYLAVGSHDNFIYVYEVTENGKKYSRVGKCTGHSSYVTHLDWSMDSKFIVTNSGDYEILFWDASSCKHVTNIDTVRNLEWATSTCVLGFAVFGIWPDGVDGTDINAVCRSHNQKLLASADDFGNVNLFSNPCCQPRAPSYVYGGHSSHVTNVAFLHDDSHLISIGGKDMSIIQWTIA is encoded by the exons ATGGCTGAGAGGATCTCTTCTTACGGAAACCTTTATGACACCAGTTCTCTCCTCCAGTATTGCAACG ATGACAACTTGTCAGCAAGCAGCTCCATGGAGGTGGATGACCGGCTGTCCTACCTTGAGCAGCGGGTCCAGCTACAGGAGGATGAGATCCAGGTACTGAAAGCTGCCCTGGCAGATGTACTGAGACGCCTGGGCTGCTGTGAGGAGCAGGGCCAGCTGTTTGGCAAGAGACTGGCACCCACTAAAG TGCGTCAGCTTCTACAAGCCTTACCATCCAAGCCCCACTTCAGTAATGGGTACCTACCACAGAAAAGGCTGGGGGGCTACCCCTCCTCACCCTCCTCCCCCAAGAAGGAGCTGGTCCAGTCCATTAAGAA CATGAGGAGAAGCAGCTCCACAGAGCGTCTGACCGCGGTGAGGAGGGAGGCATCGACCGACTCCAGGAGCAGGACCACATCTTCCAGCAGTTCATCCAGTGGGAAGAAAGACAG CAAATCCAAAGAGACCACCTTCAGTGCTG ATGATGGCCACGTGAAGATGTTTCTGCGTGGACGCCCGGTCACCATGCATCTGCCTGACCAGTTTAAAGGTACCTACAACCTGGACAGCAAACTGGACCTGCCTGAGAACAAACTCAAGCTTCAGTGGGT CTATGGCTACCGAGGCAGAGACTGTCGCTGCAATCTGTTCCTGCTGCCCACCGGGGAGATTGTCTACTTCATCGCCTCCGTGGTGGTCCTCTACAATGTGGAGGAGCAGCAGCAAAGACACTACCTGGGCCACAACGATGATGTCAAATG TTTGGCAGTCCATCCAGACATGGTTACTGTAGCAACAGGACAAGTTGCTGGAAACTCCAAAGATGGCAAG CTACTGCCCCCTCATGTGCGAGTGTGGGACTCGGTCAGTCTGAACACTCTGCATGTTATTGGGATGGGTGTGTTTGATCGCGCAGTCACCTGTGTTGCCTTCTCCAAATCT AATGGCGGGGCCCATCTGTGTGCTGTGGATGATGCCAATGACCACATCCTGTCAGTGTGGGACTGGCATAAAGAGAAGCAATTAGCTGACGTGAAG TGTTCCAATGACTCTGTGCTCGCCGCGACTTTCCACCCCATGGAGGCCGGCCTCATAGTGACGTGTGGAAAGTCGCACATCAATTTCTGGACCGTGGATGGGAACACACTGACGAAGCGGCAGGGACTGTTTGAG AAACACGAGAAGCCAAAGTATGTTCTGTGCGTTGCCTTTGCAGAGAATGGAGATGCTATCACTGGTGACTCCAGTGGGAATATCTATATATGGGGCAAAG GTGGGAATCGTATCAGTCAGGTTGTGGCAGGCGCTCACGAGGGAGGGATCTTCTCGTTGTGTGTTCTGAAGGATGGGACGCTGGTATCTGGGGGAGGGAAAGATCGCAAAGTGCTTTTTTGGGACCGCAATTATCAGAAACAACATGAGCTGGAG GTGCCTGAAATGTTTGGGCCGGTTCGCTGCCTGACCGAGGGGAAGGAGGAGAGCCTGTTTGTGGGAACCACCAGGAACGCCATTCTCGAAGGCTCAATCTCAGGGAATCTCCGTCCAATAGTGCAG GGACACACCGATGAGCTGTGGGGGCTGGATGCTCACCCCAGCCTGGAGCAGTTTATCTCCTGTGGGCAGGACAAGTTGGTCCACCTCTGGGACACCTTGTCCCACCAGCCTCTGTGGAGCAAGTACATTGAG GATCCTGCACGCTCAGCTGGTTTCCATCCCAGTGGATCAGTGGTTGCCATAGGAACAATGACAGCGAG GTGGCTGGTGCTGGACACTGAGACCAAAGACCTTGTGTCTATGCACACAGATGGCAATGAAATCATCTCCATTGTTAAATATTCTCCAG ATGGAAAGTACCTCGCTGTAGGATCCCATGACAACTTCATTTATGTTTATGAAGTGACCGAGAATGGGAAGAAATACAGTCGTGTGGGCAAATGCACG GGCCATTCTAGTTATGTGACCCATCTGGATTGGTCTATGGACAGCAAGTTTATTGTCACCAACTCAGGGGACTATGAAATCTTGTTCT GGGATGCCTCAAGCTGCAAACATGTGACCAATATAGACACTGTACGCAACCTGGAGTGGGCAACCTCAACGTGTGTCCTGGGCTTCGCTGTGTTTG GCATTTGGCCAGACGGAGTGGACGGAACGGACATTAACGCTGTGTGCCGGTCGCATAACCAGAAGTTGCTGGCCTCTGCGGATGATTTTGGCAATGTAAACTTGTTCTCCAACCCCTGTTGCCAGCCACGG GCCCCAAGCTACGTCTATGGTGGCCACAGTAGCCATGTGACCAATGTTGCCTTTCTCCATGATGACAGTCACCTGATCTCCATTGGAGGGAAGGACATGAGCATCATACAGTGGACAATTGCTTAG
- the eml2 gene encoding echinoderm microtubule-associated protein-like 2 isoform X3 has protein sequence MKKSSSKSKETTFSADDGHVKMFLRGRPVTMHLPDQFKGTYNLDSKLDLPENKLKLQWVYGYRGRDCRCNLFLLPTGEIVYFIASVVVLYNVEEQQQRHYLGHNDDVKCLAVHPDMVTVATGQVAGNSKDGKLLPPHVRVWDSVSLNTLHVIGMGVFDRAVTCVAFSKSNGGAHLCAVDDANDHILSVWDWHKEKQLADVKCSNDSVLAATFHPMEAGLIVTCGKSHINFWTVDGNTLTKRQGLFEKHEKPKYVLCVAFAENGDAITGDSSGNIYIWGKGGNRISQVVAGAHEGGIFSLCVLKDGTLVSGGGKDRKVLFWDRNYQKQHELEVPEMFGPVRCLTEGKEESLFVGTTRNAILEGSISGNLRPIVQGHTDELWGLDAHPSLEQFISCGQDKLVHLWDTLSHQPLWSKYIEDPARSAGFHPSGSVVAIGTMTARWLVLDTETKDLVSMHTDGNEIISIVKYSPDGKYLAVGSHDNFIYVYEVTENGKKYSRVGKCTGHSSYVTHLDWSMDSKFIVTNSGDYEILFWDASSCKHVTNIDTVRNLEWATSTCVLGFAVFGIWPDGVDGTDINAVCRSHNQKLLASADDFGNVNLFSNPCCQPRAPSYVYGGHSSHVTNVAFLHDDSHLISIGGKDMSIIQWTIA, from the exons ATGAAAAAGTCATCCAG CAAATCCAAAGAGACCACCTTCAGTGCTG ATGATGGCCACGTGAAGATGTTTCTGCGTGGACGCCCGGTCACCATGCATCTGCCTGACCAGTTTAAAGGTACCTACAACCTGGACAGCAAACTGGACCTGCCTGAGAACAAACTCAAGCTTCAGTGGGT CTATGGCTACCGAGGCAGAGACTGTCGCTGCAATCTGTTCCTGCTGCCCACCGGGGAGATTGTCTACTTCATCGCCTCCGTGGTGGTCCTCTACAATGTGGAGGAGCAGCAGCAAAGACACTACCTGGGCCACAACGATGATGTCAAATG TTTGGCAGTCCATCCAGACATGGTTACTGTAGCAACAGGACAAGTTGCTGGAAACTCCAAAGATGGCAAG CTACTGCCCCCTCATGTGCGAGTGTGGGACTCGGTCAGTCTGAACACTCTGCATGTTATTGGGATGGGTGTGTTTGATCGCGCAGTCACCTGTGTTGCCTTCTCCAAATCT AATGGCGGGGCCCATCTGTGTGCTGTGGATGATGCCAATGACCACATCCTGTCAGTGTGGGACTGGCATAAAGAGAAGCAATTAGCTGACGTGAAG TGTTCCAATGACTCTGTGCTCGCCGCGACTTTCCACCCCATGGAGGCCGGCCTCATAGTGACGTGTGGAAAGTCGCACATCAATTTCTGGACCGTGGATGGGAACACACTGACGAAGCGGCAGGGACTGTTTGAG AAACACGAGAAGCCAAAGTATGTTCTGTGCGTTGCCTTTGCAGAGAATGGAGATGCTATCACTGGTGACTCCAGTGGGAATATCTATATATGGGGCAAAG GTGGGAATCGTATCAGTCAGGTTGTGGCAGGCGCTCACGAGGGAGGGATCTTCTCGTTGTGTGTTCTGAAGGATGGGACGCTGGTATCTGGGGGAGGGAAAGATCGCAAAGTGCTTTTTTGGGACCGCAATTATCAGAAACAACATGAGCTGGAG GTGCCTGAAATGTTTGGGCCGGTTCGCTGCCTGACCGAGGGGAAGGAGGAGAGCCTGTTTGTGGGAACCACCAGGAACGCCATTCTCGAAGGCTCAATCTCAGGGAATCTCCGTCCAATAGTGCAG GGACACACCGATGAGCTGTGGGGGCTGGATGCTCACCCCAGCCTGGAGCAGTTTATCTCCTGTGGGCAGGACAAGTTGGTCCACCTCTGGGACACCTTGTCCCACCAGCCTCTGTGGAGCAAGTACATTGAG GATCCTGCACGCTCAGCTGGTTTCCATCCCAGTGGATCAGTGGTTGCCATAGGAACAATGACAGCGAG GTGGCTGGTGCTGGACACTGAGACCAAAGACCTTGTGTCTATGCACACAGATGGCAATGAAATCATCTCCATTGTTAAATATTCTCCAG ATGGAAAGTACCTCGCTGTAGGATCCCATGACAACTTCATTTATGTTTATGAAGTGACCGAGAATGGGAAGAAATACAGTCGTGTGGGCAAATGCACG GGCCATTCTAGTTATGTGACCCATCTGGATTGGTCTATGGACAGCAAGTTTATTGTCACCAACTCAGGGGACTATGAAATCTTGTTCT GGGATGCCTCAAGCTGCAAACATGTGACCAATATAGACACTGTACGCAACCTGGAGTGGGCAACCTCAACGTGTGTCCTGGGCTTCGCTGTGTTTG GCATTTGGCCAGACGGAGTGGACGGAACGGACATTAACGCTGTGTGCCGGTCGCATAACCAGAAGTTGCTGGCCTCTGCGGATGATTTTGGCAATGTAAACTTGTTCTCCAACCCCTGTTGCCAGCCACGG GCCCCAAGCTACGTCTATGGTGGCCACAGTAGCCATGTGACCAATGTTGCCTTTCTCCATGATGACAGTCACCTGATCTCCATTGGAGGGAAGGACATGAGCATCATACAGTGGACAATTGCTTAG